The proteins below are encoded in one region of Corvus hawaiiensis isolate bCorHaw1 chromosome 3, bCorHaw1.pri.cur, whole genome shotgun sequence:
- the SASH1 gene encoding SAM and SH3 domain-containing protein 1 isoform X8, whose product MSREQSDDETEESVKFKRLHKLVNSTRRVRKKLIRVEEMKKPSTEGVEEHSLDNSPILDDRSALYSGVHKKQFYFDSSCEKQPEDDSDSLTTSPSSSSLDTWGANRKLVKTFSKTDSRGLIKPPKKLGTFFSYPEEEKSQKVCRSLTDGEMKKSLGSLSHGVSTESICFYDSNRHKHHLLVSLEEIQSVRKQIRLKKMDTNYSCSRAFLCQRPARKGASPTTCDLQLLRHKTKGGGGCGFPNRRLRGRTSVSEFNITYVVERSLYSHLNLSQLVRPVTDRTLSKADKQDLRRCLLEEDEEAKRKWAATVDRCTKRVLLRIHQKSRTCSFGGFDLTNRSLHIGNSSDQMGKEGDFVYKEVIKSPSASRISLGKKVKSVKETMKKRMSKKYSSSLSEQESSPGIMPGSLQSPPPDADSLDKPKLKAGGSVESLRSSLSGQSSMSGQTVSTTDSSTSNRESVKSEDGDDEEPPYRGPFCGRARVHTDFTPSPYDTDSLKLKKGDIIDIISKPPMGTWMGLLNNKVGTFKFIYVDVLNEEEEKPKRPTRRRRKSRPPQPKSVEDLLDRINLKEHMPTFLFNGYEDLDTFKLLEEEDLDELNIRDPEHRAVLLTAVELLQEYDSNSDQSGSQEKLLIEGQGLTGCSPRDSGCYESSENLENGKTRRTCLPPSKSASEHSFRDFSRNQLSNYPTLPLTKSIETLQPGEKESRLSCAHRALKSSVQPLAVTGLKKNRRSLPVAVCRSYETLDGPQGVDTWPRSHSLDDLQGEPHTNLQGTNKKVGSFPQDSLDIAKKATGSALPPQSHGSSCKVDDFMAKQGKEAANSQKGRAKELNFSVMETAGGKPAPFPLKNCEAEPALVMHHATRTPLEIQSKGFHDLARADYAPVLKGGLEAEQKGINEARMQPKNPSQPPPVPAKKCRERLSNGLYHPPMTTSGNHSSLEAPCLPVKKTSSSTPIDCHGVPVHRTSSEQEPSSPPSPLPPWLSELPETASVQQHVVKLGPASARKVSCSRGMDLEMVIENKLQSEDIDLTEEPYSDKHGRCGIPEALVQRYSEDLEQPEKDVATNMDQIRVKQLRKQHRMAIPSGGLTEICRKPVSPGLITSVSDWLISIGLPMYSSLLTEAGFNTLSKVPSLSQTCLQKAGITEERHISKLLAAARLFKPLDPEAI is encoded by the exons GTGTGGAAGAGCACTCACTTGACAACTCTCCTATACTGGATGACAGATCAGCACTTTACTCTGGAGTTCACAAGAAACAATTCTACTTCGACAGCTCctgtgaaaagcagccagaggaTGACTCGGACTCACTTACTACTTCTCCCTCATCCAGCAGTCTTGATACCTGGGGAGCTAACCGGAAGCTGGTGAAGACCTTCAGCAAAACTGATAGCCGTGGCCTTATCAAGCCTCCCAAGAAACTTGGGACATTTTTCTCTTACCCAGAAGAGGAGAAGTCCCAGAAAGTTTGCCGCTCCTTGACAGATGGGGAAATGAAGAAGAGCCTTGGCTCGCTGAGCCATGGGGTAAGTACAGAAAGCATTTGCTTTTATGACAGCAACAGGCACAAGCACCATCTTCTGGTGTCCCTGGAGGAGATTCAGAGTGTAAGGAAGCAGATCCGATTGAAGAAAATGGATACTAACTATTCCTGTTCCAGAGCTTTTCTTTGCCAGCGCCCTGCTAGGAAAGGAGCATCCCCCACAACTTGCGACCTACAATTACTGCGGCACAAAACAAAAGGGGGTGGAGGTTGTGGCTTCCCAAACAGAAGGCTACGAGGGCGCACCTCTGTCAGCGAGTTCAATATCACCTATGTGGTGGAGAGAAGCCTGTACAGTCACCTCAACCTCTCACAGCTGGTGCGTCCCGTTACTGACAGGACCCTGAGCAAGGCCGACAAGCAGGACCTGAGGAGATGCCTGctggaggaggatgaggaggccAAGAGGAAGTGGGCTGCCACAGTGGATCGCTGTACTAAAAGGGTTCTCTTGAGAATCCACCAAAAGTCT AGAACCTGTAGCTTTGGAGGCTTTGATTTGACTAATCGTTCCCTTCATATTGGAAACAGTTCTGACCAAATG GGCAAAGAAGGAGACTTTGTTTATAAAGAAGTGATCAAATCACCCTCTGCCTCCCGTATATCTCTGGGCAAAAAGGTGAAGTCTGTAAAagaaacaatgaagaaaaggatgtcaaaaaaatacagcagctcTTTGTCTGAGCAG GAGTCCAGCCCCGGGATCATGCCAGGTTCCCTGCAGTCGCCACCACCAGACGCTGACTCCCTGGACAAACCCAAGCTGAAAGCTGGTGGCTCAGTGGAGAGCCTGAGGAGTTCCTTAAGTGGTCAGAGCTCAATGA GTGGTCAGACAGTGAGCACAACAGATTCCTCAACCAGCAACAGGGAGAGTGTGAAATCAGAAGATGGTGACGATGAAGAGCCTCCTTACAGAGGACCTTTTTGTGGAAGAGCCAGAGTTCACACTGATTTTACTCCAAGTCCTTATGATACAGATTCTCTGAAGCTCAAG AAAGGTGACATCATTGATATAATCAGCAAACCCCCCATGGGCACTTGGATGGGTCTCTTGAACAACAAAGTTGGCACCTTCAAATTTATCTATGTGGATGTGTTaaatgaagaggaagagaagccGAAGCGGCCCACCAGGAGACGTCGAAAAAGCAGACCTCCCCAGCCCAAGTCAGTTGAGGATCTCTTGGATCGCATCAATTTGAAG GAGCACATGCCCACATTTCTATTCAATGGTTATGAAGATCTGGATACCTTTAAGCTTTTAGAAGAAGAAGATTTGGATGAACTGAACATCCGAGATCCTGAGCACAGAGCTGTTCTCCTCACAGCAGTGGAACTTCTTCAGGAATATGATA GTAACAGCGACCAGTCAGGATCTCAGGAGAAACTTCTCATTGAAGGCCAAGGCCTAACTGGATGCTCTCCTCGGGATTCTGGCTGCTACGAAAGCAGTGAAAACCTGGAGAATG GTAAAACTCGAAGGACTTGTCTTCCTCCTTCAAAATCAGCAAGTGAGCATAGCTTTAGGGATTTCAGCAGAAACCAGCTATCAAATTATCCCACGCTTCCACTGACCAAGTCAATAGAAACTCTGCAgccaggggaaaaagaaagccGGCTGAGTTGTGCACATCGTGCTCTGAAGAGTTCTGTCCAGCCTCTGGCCGTCACGGGTCTGAAGAAGAACCGCAGAAGTTTACCAGTTGCTGTATGTCGAAGCTATGAAACTCTGGATGGCCCCCAGGGTGTAGACACATGGCCAAGATCCCACtcactggatgatctccagggAGAACCCCATACTAACTTACAGGGCACTAACAAGAAAGTAGGTTCTTTTCCTCAGGATTCACTGGATATAGCTAAAAAGGCAACTGGCTCTGCCTTGCCGCCTCAGTCTCATGGAAGCAGCTGTAAGGTAGATGATTTCATGGCTAAGCAGGGCAAAGAAGCTGCTAATTCTCAGAAAGGAAGAGCTAAGGAATTGAACTTCTCTGTAATGGAGACTGCAGGTGGAAAGCCTGCTCCATTCCCCCTGAAAAACTGTGAAGCTGAGCCTGCCTTAGTGATGCATCATGCAACAAGGACACCTCTGGAAATACAGAGTAAAGGTTTTCATGACCTTGCACGGGCTGATTATGCTCCAGTCCTCAAGGGAGGTCTAGAAGCTGAGCAAAAAGGCATAAACGAGGCAAGAATGCAACCAAAAAATCCTTCTCAGCCGCCGCCTGTCCCTGCCAAAAAATGCCGAGAACGCCTTTCTAATGGATTATATCATCCTCCCATGACCACAAGTGGAAACCACTCAAGTTTAGAAGCACCATGTTTGCCAGTAAAAAAGACCAGCTCCTCCACTCCCATTGATTGTCATGGAGTACCTGTCCATAGGACATCTTCTGAACAGGAGCCCAGTAGCCCTCCTAGCCCGCTGCCGCCCTGGCTGTCGGAGCTCCCAGAGACTGCTAGTGTTCAGCAGCATGTGGTAAAGCTCGGTCCTGCATCAGCAAGGAAAGTCTCTTGTAGCAGAGGAATGGATCTGGAAATGGTCATAGAAAACAAGCTGCAGTCTGAAGACATTGATCTTACTGAAGAACCGTACTCAGACAAG CATGGTCGCTGTGGCATTCCTGAGGCTTTGGTACAGAGGTACTCTGAAGACTTAGAGCAGCCTGAGAAGGACGTTGCTACAAACATGGACCAAATCCGGGtaaagcagctgaggaagcagcATCGTATGGCA ATTCCAAGTGGAGGACTCACAGAAATTTGCCGTAAACCTGTGTCCCCAGGACTCATCACCTCTGTATCTGACTGGCTGATTTCCATTGGTCTGCCTATGTATTCCAGCCTGCTCACAGAAGCAGGATTCAACACACTGAGCAAAGTGCCTTCTCTGTCACAAACTTGCCTTCAAAAAGCTGGCATCACAGAGGAAAGGCACATAAGcaagctcctggcagcagcaagaCTCTTCAAACCTCTTGATCCAGAGGCAATTTAA